Proteins from one Gibbsiella quercinecans genomic window:
- a CDS encoding YgiW/YdeI family stress tolerance OB fold protein — protein sequence MTKFTLAALLTIFALPALAQQGGFSGPGTPQAQPAATQQGGFSGPGAALTSVDNVKSLNDDSWVTLQGNITQRVGDDSYTFRDASGTLTVEIDHKRWNGQTITPQDKVQLEGKVDKDWNSVEVDVKNIKKIP from the coding sequence ATGACAAAATTCACTCTGGCCGCTTTACTGACTATTTTCGCCCTGCCGGCTCTGGCGCAGCAAGGGGGTTTTTCTGGCCCCGGCACACCGCAGGCGCAGCCTGCCGCCACGCAGCAGGGCGGCTTCTCCGGCCCCGGCGCAGCCCTGACCAGCGTTGATAACGTCAAATCATTGAACGACGACAGTTGGGTCACGCTGCAAGGCAACATTACCCAGCGCGTGGGGGATGATAGCTACACGTTCCGCGACGCCAGCGGCACCCTGACCGTGGAAATCGATCACAAACGCTGGAACGGCCAAACCATTACGCCGCAGGATAAAGTACAGTTGGAAGGCAAAGTAGACAAAGACTGGAACAGCGTGGAAGTGGATGTGAAAAATATCAAAAAAATACCGTAA
- a CDS encoding RpoE-regulated lipoprotein, whose amino-acid sequence MSSIRPLLLGLPLLLTGCSTLSDFSWSSLSPWNWFGSSLKVSDKGVGGITAGTPMSETAVNDGLNDNYRLRSGMATSNGQIISYYQAMEGNEVKLVITGEAKGRVQRVDVMDRKIATEWGSKLGTAFGDMYGKAFGACKPAEGDDAGKVECVAPQSRYVTYIFDGKWAGPQSIIPPDDTLKTWTVSKIIWHAKAQ is encoded by the coding sequence ATGAGTAGTATTCGCCCACTGCTGTTAGGGCTGCCGCTGTTACTGACCGGCTGTTCGACGCTGTCTGATTTTTCCTGGTCAAGCCTTTCCCCCTGGAATTGGTTCGGCAGCAGCCTGAAGGTCAGCGACAAAGGCGTTGGCGGTATCACGGCCGGCACGCCGATGTCTGAAACGGCGGTCAATGACGGCCTGAACGATAATTACCGCCTGCGCAGCGGCATGGCCACCAGCAACGGCCAGATTATCTCTTATTATCAGGCGATGGAGGGCAATGAGGTGAAGCTGGTCATTACCGGCGAAGCCAAAGGCCGGGTGCAACGCGTGGACGTGATGGATCGTAAAATCGCCACCGAATGGGGCAGCAAGTTGGGCACGGCGTTTGGCGATATGTACGGCAAAGCCTTTGGCGCCTGTAAGCCTGCGGAAGGGGACGATGCCGGTAAAGTGGAGTGCGTGGCGCCGCAAAGCCGCTACGTGACCTACATCTTTGATGGTAAATGGGCCGGCCCCCAGAGCATTATCCCACCGGATGACACGCTGAAAACCTGGACCGTCAGCAAGATTATCTGGCATGCCAAAGCGCAATAA
- a CDS encoding Dyp-type peroxidase codes for MTQVQSGILLEHCRFGIFMEAMVQGEFADLRQGCKQFCQALAELQQQFPQAGLGAVIAFGYDVWRDLSGGQGARELKPFTPLGKGLAPATQRDMLIHIQSLRHDVNFSLAQAALAAFGNAIRVEEETHGFRWVEDRDLSGFIDGTENPQGEKRPAVAVIGAGEEDEGGSYVLVQRYEHNLRQWQRFSTEQQEQIIGRTKADSEELPADQRPDTSHVSRVDLKEDGKGLKILRQSLPYGTASGKHGLYFIAYCARLHNIEQQLLSMFGDLDGKRDQMLRFSRAVSGSYYFAPSLTRLLSL; via the coding sequence ATGACACAGGTTCAGAGCGGCATTTTGCTGGAACACTGCCGTTTTGGCATTTTTATGGAAGCCATGGTTCAGGGCGAGTTCGCCGATTTGCGCCAGGGGTGCAAACAGTTTTGCCAGGCGCTGGCGGAATTGCAGCAGCAGTTCCCGCAGGCGGGCCTGGGCGCGGTAATCGCCTTCGGCTATGACGTTTGGCGCGATCTTTCCGGCGGCCAGGGCGCGCGTGAACTCAAACCGTTCACCCCGCTGGGCAAAGGGCTGGCGCCGGCCACCCAGCGCGATATGCTGATCCATATTCAATCCCTGCGTCATGACGTTAACTTTTCGCTGGCGCAGGCCGCGCTGGCGGCTTTCGGCAATGCCATCAGGGTGGAAGAAGAAACCCACGGTTTCCGCTGGGTGGAAGATCGCGATCTGAGCGGCTTTATTGACGGCACCGAAAACCCGCAGGGTGAGAAGCGCCCGGCAGTCGCGGTGATTGGCGCCGGTGAAGAAGACGAAGGCGGCAGCTATGTGCTGGTGCAGCGCTATGAACACAATCTGCGCCAGTGGCAGCGTTTTTCGACCGAACAGCAAGAGCAAATCATTGGTCGCACCAAGGCCGACAGCGAAGAGTTGCCTGCCGATCAGCGCCCGGACACTTCCCACGTTAGCCGGGTCGATCTGAAAGAGGATGGCAAAGGGCTGAAAATCCTGCGCCAGAGCCTGCCTTACGGCACCGCCAGCGGCAAACACGGCCTGTACTTTATTGCTTACTGCGCGCGTTTGCATAATATCGAACAGCAACTGCTGAGCATGTTCGGCGATCTGGACGGTAAACGCGACCAGATGCTGCGCTTTAGCCGCGCGGTAAGCGGCAGCTACTATTTTGCGCCTTCGCTGACGCGCCTGCTGTCACTGTAA
- a CDS encoding sulfate ABC transporter substrate-binding protein, translating to MKTTRVKNLMLKGWLAAALLASGSVSAAELLNSSYDVSRELFAALNPGFEQQWNQQHPGDTLTIKQSHAGSSKQALAILQGLRADVVTYNQVSDVQILHDRGQLIPADWQARLPNNSSPFYSTMAFLVRKGNPKGIKSWDDLVRTDVKLVFPNPKTSGNGRYTYLAAWGAASQADGNDAAKTRAFMTQFLKNVEVFDTGGRGATTTFVERGLGDVLISFESEVNNIRKQYGEDNYQVIVPPVDILAEFPVAWVDSNVQRNGTEQAAKDYLNYLYSPAAQKVITSFYYRVYDQKAMDAAKNQFPDTRLFRVEDQFGSWPQVMSTHFATGGELDRLLAAGHK from the coding sequence ATGAAAACAACACGGGTTAAGAATCTGATGCTGAAAGGATGGCTGGCGGCCGCATTGTTGGCCAGCGGTAGCGTTTCTGCGGCTGAATTGCTCAACAGCTCCTACGACGTTTCCCGTGAGCTGTTTGCCGCGTTGAATCCGGGGTTCGAACAACAATGGAACCAACAGCATCCGGGCGACACGCTGACAATCAAACAATCGCACGCCGGCTCGTCAAAGCAGGCGTTGGCGATCCTGCAGGGGCTGCGCGCGGATGTGGTGACCTACAACCAGGTGAGCGATGTGCAGATTCTGCACGATCGCGGGCAACTGATCCCGGCCGACTGGCAGGCGCGTTTACCGAATAACAGTTCACCTTTTTATTCCACCATGGCGTTCCTGGTGCGTAAAGGCAACCCGAAAGGCATCAAGAGCTGGGACGATCTGGTGCGTACCGACGTCAAGTTGGTGTTCCCGAACCCGAAAACTTCCGGCAATGGCCGTTACACCTATCTGGCCGCCTGGGGCGCAGCCAGCCAGGCTGACGGCAACGACGCGGCCAAAACCCGCGCGTTTATGACCCAGTTCCTGAAAAACGTCGAAGTGTTCGACACCGGCGGGCGCGGCGCGACCACCACCTTCGTGGAACGCGGCCTCGGGGATGTGCTGATCAGCTTCGAATCCGAAGTGAATAACATCCGTAAGCAGTACGGTGAAGATAACTATCAGGTGATTGTGCCGCCGGTGGATATTCTGGCGGAGTTCCCGGTGGCCTGGGTGGACAGCAACGTGCAGCGTAACGGCACCGAGCAGGCGGCCAAAGACTACCTGAATTACCTCTACAGCCCGGCGGCTCAGAAAGTGATCACCAGTTTCTACTACCGCGTGTATGACCAGAAGGCGATGGACGCGGCAAAAAATCAGTTCCCTGACACCCGGCTGTTCCGGGTGGAAGATCAGTTTGGCAGTTGGCCGCAGGTGATGAGCACGCATTTTGCCACCGGCGGCGAACTGGATCGGTTGTTAGCAGCAGGGCATAAGTAA
- a CDS encoding DUF2919 domain-containing protein, with product MKVSPRYFSPDDYDRHGVLRLPIWFWGILILQARTWILLVIAGASSQQGEGLLRIFYPDRESFWFGMLMGLPAVLAFLLCGRRQRWPRCWQASYWVLLVAGLAALAGVLYSLWQQGEDAAGLGILLALLDVLALVYLWRSPRLRACFAPWAAQA from the coding sequence GTGAAGGTTTCACCACGGTATTTTTCCCCGGATGATTACGATCGGCACGGCGTTTTGCGTTTGCCGATCTGGTTTTGGGGCATATTAATTTTACAGGCGCGTACCTGGATCCTGCTGGTGATCGCCGGTGCTTCCAGCCAACAGGGCGAAGGGCTGCTGCGCATCTTCTACCCGGATCGCGAGTCTTTTTGGTTCGGCATGCTGATGGGGCTGCCGGCGGTGTTGGCCTTCCTGCTGTGCGGGCGGCGCCAGCGCTGGCCGCGTTGTTGGCAGGCGAGCTATTGGGTGTTGTTGGTCGCCGGCCTGGCGGCGCTGGCCGGCGTGCTCTATAGCCTGTGGCAGCAGGGGGAGGATGCCGCCGGGCTGGGGATCCTATTGGCGCTGCTGGACGTGCTGGCGCTGGTTTATCTGTGGCGTAGCCCGCGCCTGAGGGCCTGTTTTGCCCCGTGGGCTGCGCAAGCGTGA